The genomic interval ACATCTTCAAAGTTACCTGAATGAATTTTGTTATCGCTTTAACCGGCGATTCAATGAATTACTGATTACTGACAGACTCTTAACTGCTTGTCTGAATACCTCCACTATTACCTATGCGGAGTTAACTCGATAAGCGAATAAATAAATCTACCGCATCGCTAAGACAATACATATTTTAGATGTAATTCTGTGGCGCCTGTGCTTCGGAAAGGACGCACATGACAAAACTTTTCGCAATCGCGATGGTTTTATTCTGCTTCGCACCGTCCTTTGGCATGATCGGATAGGGAATCCATAATCGGAGTGAATCATGAAACGGAGAGATTTTATCAAGGCATCGGCGGTTCTGGGCATGGCGGGAGCGGCGGGGCATGGGTGTTCATCCCTCGGGCGGGGTTCCTCGGAACCAAAATTCAACGTGCACCCGTTCATCCGTCAGCATCCGGAAGCGGTGTTTGTCCACTTCACCTCGGTCAGTGAGAAGACCGATGCTGCGGGGCTCCGTCAGGCTGGCTACCGGCTTTCCAGGGAGCTTGTCGTCAGGTCGCCGGACGGCTGGTCTGCGAGCGCCATTGTGAATATCAAGCCCAACTGGACTTCTGCGGGTCCCAGGAACGGCAAGGCTGTGGTGGAAAAGCTGGGTATCAACACCGACCCCAATTTTGTCGAGGGCTGGGTCGCCGCAGTGCGGGAGATCGGCCCGCAGCGATTTTTTATCCGGGAAAGCTGCTGTCCCACTCAGTGGGAGCCTATGGGGTGGCGGGCCATGTGCACCCGGGCGGGTATTGACCTCACAGAGATTTCGACAATAGATGTCTGGAAACTGCAGGAGGGAAAGGATGTCATTTTCCGTAAGGTTCACAATGGCGTGGTGTTTAATACCGTTGCCTACCAGGGGCCCATGAACGCGCCTGGGAGCTTCCTGGTGAATATCGCCAAGCTCAAAGCGCATGGCATGGGCATCACCGCCTCAGTCAAGAATCTCCAGGGCATCACCTGCAGGCGGTTTCACCAGTTCTGCACTCCGCACACCGCGGTCCTCAAGTCATACGAGCCGCCTTACCACAAGTATTTCCAGAAGGATTTCGTGAGTCGTATCGAAAAACTCCATGCGCAGCATGTTCGTGACGGCATTCCCCGATGGGACTGTATAATCGGAGAGGACACCGGAATCAGGATGGAGCAATGGGCCCAGCGTACTCTCGATTCGGTGGGGTGCATTCCCACCGCGCTGAACATGGTGGAGGGCATCTACAGCCAGGACGGCAACGGATTCGGGCTGGGACCCCACGAACCGATTGGTCCGGATAAAGTCACCAGCCGTGACTATATGTCAAATGTGGTAATTTTCGGGAAAGAAATGTTCCGGGTGGACATCATTGCCCACTGGCTGGCCGGACACGAGCCGGGGAATTTCGGGCTTTTCCACCTCGCCCGGGAGCGGGGAATGTCCGATGTGCTGGACCCGCATGATATCCCCCTCTACGGGTGGAAGGACGGAAAAGCCACGCCGATAAAACTCGAATCTCTCACCCGTACTCCGCTGGTTACACTCTATCTCCGCGGCCGGAATGAGCCGGAATACCATCTCTGCAACGAGCCGTTCAGCTATTCTGCTTTCCGGAATGTAAAAAAACAAAACGCCCTTTCGCCTTCCATCCGTTACATCGGTACCGACAGGACCGGGCAGGCTGTATTCGACCTTACCCTTCCTGAACGAGGAGAGATAGCGGTGGATATCCTGGATTTGCGGGGGAGAGCCGCAGAGCGTCTGCTCAGTGGACAACTGAATACAGGCAGTCACCAGGTGGTCTGGAACGCCTTTGCCGATCCGGGAGTGTATACCGCACGGCTGCGAGGGCGGGGCTGGGAAACGGTGGAACGTCTGATTGTTTCGGGTTAAACACAATACAGTTAATTTTAAAATTTTTTGAACCACGAAAGTCACGAAAAACACGAAATTTGTTATTCATTTTTTAAAAAATCATTTTTAGTGCCTTTCGTGTGTTTCGTGGTTAAAGATACTTCCTTTTTTCGCTTAAGTGAACCGTATTGGGGCTAAATAGATTTGTGAGCCACTGAGTAAATTGAACCACGAAAAGCACGATAATTATTTTTCTCATAAGCCCGCAAATAAATCATTTTATTTCTCTTTGGCGAGGTATTTATGAAAGAATACAGTGTGCCCAAGTATCTCTCGTTTTTAGTGATATTTCTCCTTACTTTTTACACCGGCGTGTTTGCAATCGACCAGACCTGGGTGCAGATCGGCAATACGATCTACGGCGCAAAACCCGACGATCGAGGCCCCATCGGCGGCGGGAACGGCTACCGTAACATCGTTTCCGGGGGCGACTACACGGTGACAGACCTGGATTCCCTGTTGGCCGCGCTCGCGAAGGCCAGGGCCGGGCAGGTCGTTTTTATCCCCGGCGAAACTGAAATCGATCTGACCGCCCGTATTTACATCGAGGGAATCGTCCTTGTAGTGCCGGAAGGAGTCACACTGGCCGGAGATCGCGGAAACAATGGTTCGAAGGGCGCGATCCTCACCTCCGATGTGCTGAAGACACCTGTCATGATCCGCGCCGCCGGGCCGAATGTGCGCATCACCGGCCTCCGTATCCAGGGCCCCTGCCCCAAGCGCTATCTCGATCATCACCGCCGAGCCTATGGCCCAGGCGGCGGAGGGAGCGAGTACTACTACAAGTTCCCCACATCGGACGGCATCATTACGGAATTCCCCCGCCTGGAAGTGGACAACTGCGAGATTTCCGCCTTCGCCCACGGCGGCATATATCTGAGCAAGGGCGCGGATCATCACATCCACCACAACTTTGTCCACAACTGCCAGTATAACGGTCTTGGTTACGGGGTGGTCCACGACGCAGCTTCCTCACTCATCGAATACAACTTCTTCGACTCGAACCGCCATTCCATCGCCGGAACGGGACGGCCCGGATGCAGCTATATCGCCCGGAACAACGTAGAGCTCGGGGTATCCCTGAGCCACTGTTTCGACATGCACGGCGGGCGTGACCGGAATGACGGCACCGATATCGCAGGGACCACCATCGAGATTTACAACAACACCTTCCACTCCACGCAGACCCCGGTGGTGATCCGGGGTATCCCCCAGGAAAAATGTGATGTACATCACAACTGGTTCCCGAAGCACGCTGACGCCAAACAGGCCGTGCGAGCAGTAAAAAAAACTACTGTATACGATAATGCATATGGGGAAAAGCCGAAGACGGGGAAGTAAAGGGTAGCGCAGATAGAGAAGTAAAAATGAATTTTCCAGCGATTGGGGAACACCATTGACTTATTTCTTGTAAATCATTACGTTATATGCATTCATAATTCTCTCTAACTCATAGTGTTGCATAAAAGAAACACTGTTTATGAAAGTCGGTTTTGTGCAATTCAGGCCGGTATTCGGTGAAACAGGGGGGCATCTCTTGAACCCGCTCTATAATCTGATTCAGAATAGCTTTCATAGCTCCCACCATCGAGTCAATAAACTTCAGAAAATTGACTTGGAAAGGGAGAGAGTCATATATATCATTTCCGTCATGGGATATTAATGAAAGAGGAAATAATCGCCTTGACTCACCAGAGGGAAAATAATGTTCGGTCAGA from Candidatus Latescibacter sp. carries:
- a CDS encoding right-handed parallel beta-helix repeat-containing protein, with translation MKEYSVPKYLSFLVIFLLTFYTGVFAIDQTWVQIGNTIYGAKPDDRGPIGGGNGYRNIVSGGDYTVTDLDSLLAALAKARAGQVVFIPGETEIDLTARIYIEGIVLVVPEGVTLAGDRGNNGSKGAILTSDVLKTPVMIRAAGPNVRITGLRIQGPCPKRYLDHHRRAYGPGGGGSEYYYKFPTSDGIITEFPRLEVDNCEISAFAHGGIYLSKGADHHIHHNFVHNCQYNGLGYGVVHDAASSLIEYNFFDSNRHSIAGTGRPGCSYIARNNVELGVSLSHCFDMHGGRDRNDGTDIAGTTIEIYNNTFHSTQTPVVIRGIPQEKCDVHHNWFPKHADAKQAVRAVKKTTVYDNAYGEKPKTGK
- a CDS encoding IS1595 family transposase — protein: HLQSYLNEFCYRFNRRFNELLITDRLLTACLNTSTITYAELTR
- a CDS encoding DUF362 domain-containing protein; this translates as MKRRDFIKASAVLGMAGAAGHGCSSLGRGSSEPKFNVHPFIRQHPEAVFVHFTSVSEKTDAAGLRQAGYRLSRELVVRSPDGWSASAIVNIKPNWTSAGPRNGKAVVEKLGINTDPNFVEGWVAAVREIGPQRFFIRESCCPTQWEPMGWRAMCTRAGIDLTEISTIDVWKLQEGKDVIFRKVHNGVVFNTVAYQGPMNAPGSFLVNIAKLKAHGMGITASVKNLQGITCRRFHQFCTPHTAVLKSYEPPYHKYFQKDFVSRIEKLHAQHVRDGIPRWDCIIGEDTGIRMEQWAQRTLDSVGCIPTALNMVEGIYSQDGNGFGLGPHEPIGPDKVTSRDYMSNVVIFGKEMFRVDIIAHWLAGHEPGNFGLFHLARERGMSDVLDPHDIPLYGWKDGKATPIKLESLTRTPLVTLYLRGRNEPEYHLCNEPFSYSAFRNVKKQNALSPSIRYIGTDRTGQAVFDLTLPERGEIAVDILDLRGRAAERLLSGQLNTGSHQVVWNAFADPGVYTARLRGRGWETVERLIVSG